The nucleotide sequence CACCAGGGATTCGTTTCAGACGTGCCAGGTCTGCTTTTGCTACTTCTTCATGTGTTCTGAAGCCCGCGGAATATAGATTCCGTGCTATTACCCTGCCAACGCCCTTTATTTTGACCAGGTCCAGTAGATCATGCCTGACACCATGTCTTATCCTATCTTCCAATTCATTCAGTCTGGCATACACCGGTTCGAAACCGAGGTAACGCGCTATACGCGCGGCAGCATAACTCAGCCATTCCAGCACATAGAGGTTAGTATGCACCTCACCGGGATAAACGCCGAATTTCGACTTCAATTCCTGATAGCTCAGCTCGTCTATCCACGCATGTGTTACGATAGCGCTACCGAGTGCATACCTGGAGGCATACACCAGCTCAAGATTCTCAGTGAGGCTAGTTGCAATCGTGAGTGCTTCTTTCACCCTTAAAGGAGGCACTTCCTCACATCTGCATAGAAGCAGCAGGAGTTCGAAATCAGATAGCGTGGATTGCAATTTAGATTTGAGACTTGTTAGACCTTCCCTCAGGTCCAATGCGGAGTTTATGGAGAGATACAGCCTGGAAGAGAGTTTACCAAATTCCGTTGGTCTTAGTCTTATGTCCTCTTTATCTTTATCTATTCTTATGAGTCCTTCTAACTCCAAATCCAGTAATATCTCATTTAATTGCTCTTTAAATACCGCCACTTTCGTCCCTTCCTGATATGCATAGAATGTACTATCGAGGAACTGTTCTATCTGCTCTGCACTGCGTGCACCGGCAACGATGGTGGCGAGTATCTGTTCTGTCAGACTATCCTGCGAGAATTGCGATTCTATCCGTTCAGGTTCCCCATTTATATATATCTGCTCTATCTCACTCCGTTCCGCTTCGTCCCTCGCCACTATCAGTCCCAACCCGTAATCGTCATGTTCCGGTCTGCCAGCACGACCAAATACCTGCTTCACCCAGCATACAGGCATCGGCTCCGTTCCACGGCCGGGAGTGAAGAACTTATAATTCCTGATGAGTACCACTTTTGCGGGTAATGAAACACCCATAGCGAGTGTGGGCGTGCAGCAAATCACCTTCAAGCGATGAGCGAGAAAAGCCTCTTCCAGTGCATGCCTCTGCTCCGGATGTAGCCATGAGTTGTGATAGGCAACCCCATGCCTGACCATCTCACCGAGGTCATCAATGCCGATATCAACGCGTTCGGCGAGTTCGTCCAGAGAAGGGTCGCTATCCATAAGTTTTGCCAGCTTGCGTGCGAATGAAGCAGCTCCTCTCTTCGTGTTCACGAATACAAGAGCCTGAGAACCATTCTTTACCTCCTCCAACACACGTTCCACTATTATACTATCATTCGGTGCAACGAATACCTCCTCCTTTAATGGTACAGGTCGCCATTCGGATTTCACAACGTAAGCATGTAGCCAGTTAGCGAACTCATCCGCGTTTTGTATCGTTGCAGAGAGTGCAATGACCCGCGCAGAAGGATTGAAACTCAAGAATCGGGCTATAGCACCTTCTAATCTCGGTCCCCTCTTATCTTCTCCTATTACATGCACTTCATCCACCACAATGACTGTGATACCTCTCATCCATGACGGTTTCAATCTCGTGAGTGAGTCGAACTTCTCCAATGTGAGTACTATGATATCATTCCCTGCGAGGTACCTTGAGGAACTTTCGTAATCGCCTGTTGATATACCAATCCTGAGGAAAGAGTATTTATCTTTAAAACTCCTGTATTTCTCGTATGCCAGTGCATTCAGGGGTACAACATAAAGGCACTTCCCTGATGCTGTTAGAATGGATTTCAACATCACCAGTTCCGCCAGCAGCGTTTTACCACTGGCTGTGGGTGTGGCAATGACGAAATTTTGCTCTCTTTCGAGTAGCCCTGCATTTATCGCATCTTCCTGTGGAGGATATAGCTCGATATCACCGATGGATGATATTAGCTCCAGCTCTTTATCTTTACAAATATCCAGATCCGATATCTTCATTATCCTATTCTGTTAGTGTTATTAAAGAGTGATTATATTTAACAGAGAAAGGGAGTGAAGGTAGATGGTACGGAAGCATAAGAAGCGGAAGAAAGGGAAAGTAAAAACTGCGGGCAGGTTCGGTGTGCGATACGGCAGGAAGATAAGAAAGGCGGTGGCGAGTATCGAAGAGCAGACCCGAGCGGCACATAAATGCCCGCGGTGTGGAAGGAAATCAGTAAAGAGAGTGGGTACTGGCATCTGGCACTGTTCTAAATGTGGCTATACATTCACAGGTGGCACATATATACCTCAAACGCCGATGGGTATAGCGGTACAGAGGGCGATAAGGAGGGAAGTAGAGGGTGGCGCAGGGACAGGGATGATAGGAGGTGAATAGTGAATTAATGGCATATTACTGCCTGAGATGCAAGAGGGTTGTGGAGCTGAAAACAGACTATCAGGGAGTACGCTGCCCTTACTGCGGCTATCGAGCACTGAAGAAGGAGAGACCGGCAATGGTAGTGAAGAAGGTAAAAGCTGTCTGACAGGAATAGAATGGAGAATGGGGATAGAGTTTGAGGTGGAGGTAGAGATAGGAGTAGAAGGAACAGAGTCTTTTCTGAAGACGGTTTATGAATCTATAAAGGAGGAGCAAGAGGAGGGTAAAGGTGAAGTGAATACAGTGCTTAGAGATGGGCTATTATATGTGAGTATAGGCGGCAGTAGCGATGAGATTGCGAGATTGAGAGCGGTGGTGAACACATGGCTCCGGCTTTTAAAGATAGCGGAAGATATGGTAGAGGTAATTAAAGAGATGAGTGAGCAGAAGGGCGTTGGAGTGATTACAAAGGAGCCCTAAACCTATAATATAAAAATCGAAAAGCATTTTTATACATTGATTTCTATCATTGGTGTAGAGTAATGGAAGAAGAGAGTGAGGAGAAGATACCAAGAACCTTTATTATGCGGGTAGATGATTTTAACCGCGAGAGTGAAGCGATATTCAACGAATTTGAAGCGATAAAAGAGAAGTATGAGAAGGGAGAAGATGTGATGGATGATTTGAAGCGGTTCAGAAGCAAACGACCGGGTATCTTCGCTTTGATTGATGATATCTACCACAAGGAAGTCGAATTTGAGGATAAACTGGAACGTGCACGAATAGATGATGATAAGAAGCAGAAGATGCTTGAATTCAAGCAGCGATTCGCTGAACTGGCTGATGAGATAGACCTGCTCGTTCTTGGTGAGCTGGGTTTGGGGTGATAGCCCGAAAAACGCTGACTGCTGGATGGTTTAATAATTATTGGCTATTTCTAATAGCTTCGCCACTGCATATGCTGGTAATACCGCTGATAATCGCCTAT is from Methanophagales archaeon and encodes:
- a CDS encoding DEAD/DEAH box helicase — its product is MKISDLDICKDKELELISSIGDIELYPPQEDAINAGLLEREQNFVIATPTASGKTLLAELVMLKSILTASGKCLYVVPLNALAYEKYRSFKDKYSFLRIGISTGDYESSSRYLAGNDIIVLTLEKFDSLTRLKPSWMRGITVIVVDEVHVIGEDKRGPRLEGAIARFLSFNPSARVIALSATIQNADEFANWLHAYVVKSEWRPVPLKEEVFVAPNDSIIVERVLEEVKNGSQALVFVNTKRGAASFARKLAKLMDSDPSLDELAERVDIGIDDLGEMVRHGVAYHNSWLHPEQRHALEEAFLAHRLKVICCTPTLAMGVSLPAKVVLIRNYKFFTPGRGTEPMPVCWVKQVFGRAGRPEHDDYGLGLIVARDEAERSEIEQIYINGEPERIESQFSQDSLTEQILATIVAGARSAEQIEQFLDSTFYAYQEGTKVAVFKEQLNEILLDLELEGLIRIDKDKEDIRLRPTEFGKLSSRLYLSINSALDLREGLTSLKSKLQSTLSDFELLLLLCRCEEVPPLRVKEALTIATSLTENLELVYASRYALGSAIVTHAWIDELSYQELKSKFGVYPGEVHTNLYVLEWLSYAAARIARYLGFEPVYARLNELEDRIRHGVRHDLLDLVKIKGVGRVIARNLYSAGFRTHEEVAKADLARLKRIPGVGTRRATKLKEEALMVNT
- a CDS encoding 50S ribosomal protein L37ae, with protein sequence MVRKHKKRKKGKVKTAGRFGVRYGRKIRKAVASIEEQTRAAHKCPRCGRKSVKRVGTGIWHCSKCGYTFTGGTYIPQTPMGIAVQRAIRREVEGGAGTGMIGGE
- a CDS encoding DNA-directed RNA polymerase subunit P produces the protein MNSELMAYYCLRCKRVVELKTDYQGVRCPYCGYRALKKERPAMVVKKVKAV